DNA sequence from the Centropristis striata isolate RG_2023a ecotype Rhode Island chromosome 17, C.striata_1.0, whole genome shotgun sequence genome:
aaatattaaattaattacgagaataaagtcgaaaatattgaattaattatgagaataaagtcataaatatttaattaattaccagaataaaatattaaattaattaccagaataaagtcgtaaatattgaattaattaccagaataaagttgtaaatattgaattaattgctagaataaagtaaaaaatattgaattaattaggagaataaagtcataaatattgaattaattattagaattaagtaaaaaatattgaattaattatttcaataaagtcaaaaatattgaatcaattttgagaataaagtcaaaaatattgaatacattttgagaataaagtcaaaaatattgaatacattttgagaataaagtcaaaaatatggaattaattatgagaataaagtcgtaaataattagtttattacgagaataaagtcgtaaataaTTAGTCGttattattgaattaattaccaggataaaatcgtaaatattgaaataactatgaaaataaagttgtaaatattgaattaattacgagaataaagtcgaaaatattaaattaattacaagaataaattcaaaaatatttaattattattattattattatcattattaataataataataataataagcgcTTTTAAAGGGTATTCAAAGACgcttgaattaattaattacaagaataaagtcgaaaatatgtAACCGCTAGGGATGTTATTTTTGGAAGCGCTTCTCTTGGTCATAATTGGGGGTAGGAACAAATGACATATGAGGggacttagaaaaaaaaaaaggggggggggggggggggcaaagtAAATACATGTTATTTTAGTTGTGGCAGGACTGGGCTTTCATAGCTTACTCatcacacacaataaaatatttactgCCTCCTACAATCTCATTTGTCtcattttattatcataaacatattcATTTCCTTGTTTATTGACCCCCAGAAAAGCTTAATGATGTGTGAGTCCAGTCTGGAAAGAGGAGCTCAGTTTAAACTGGACTCATGGGAATATCAGAGGGGACGGTTCAaagtctccctccctctctctctctctctctctctctctctctctctctctccttcactctCTCTGTCCGCAGTCACTCGCATCTAGAATCGGTGCGAGCAggaatattttttcttcttgcaACTATTTTTGCATCTGACATTTAAATCCGGGTTGTTATTTTAACGTTATACTGTGTAAAACGATGCATTGTTATTGCTGAAAGGTCTGCACAAaggtttttgcacttttttttcctggagGTGCTGTAGCTGCGGGGAAacttgggggaaaaaagggaatTTTGCACTTTTAGCGAAGGAAaacctacttttttttaatcataaggAACAAACAACAGGATACCTCAGGAGTTTTCCTCTCTATCTCTGCAGGAACATTATGGGAATAttggagtgattttttttttcctttgaggCGGAGGGGGTTTGCCGGTTATTTTCCCACATACAGAGCGGAGCTGATCGCAGGGCAGAGGGGAGCTAAATGCGGCTGACTGGCAGCGACCCTGCACCGGGAACCATGAACAGCAACAGCGGGTCTGGTAACTTCCTGCTGGTCCCCATACCGGAGTATCCCCTGCTGGACTGTGTGCCCAACAAGACGGTGAAGATCGTGGTGCTGGGAGCGAGCAACGTCGGGAAAACAGGTACGGATGGTGGGAATTTTTTTTGGGAAGTTTATCCGTGCAACAGTTGCCTTGTAGGGATTAAAAATGGGGGAAAGAGTGGCTGGGATTTCACGCATCTCAATATTTTCGGTAtaataatttcacattaaacCACTCATCTTGTAGCTTGTTATTTTTATGAATATCTGTGAGTTATTTGTCTAATAATAGAGGAGGAATATCGAAATAAAGTAGGAAACGTTTGAAGTAAGTTACCAAACCTGAACGACAGGGGGCGACATTCCGCATTTGATGTGTGAgagtttttaaatattgcacttttaaaaatatttgatttatttataatattatttaaactattacatatatttttttatttatattacattttttttaaattatttttgttattttttatttaatataatcagtggtggaataagtattcagagcttttaattaagtaaaaagcaAAGTCCTAtatgtacacatatatatatattatacaatttttactgcatttaaaacaataataataataataataataataataataataataataataataacaacaactatattataatataataatataattattatcatcatcattgttgttgtagttgtttattaataataataataataataataataattaggattataataatcatatatAGAGTACTTTTCAAAACCAGTATAACAGTGTTTTGTAAAAGTGAGGACGTTAATTCCAGCTGTTTCATTGAagattttcaaaaacatttaacattgaaGGTTTTCAGAATACATTAAATACTGTATATCATATGTCTGACTGGTGAAGAGTGAAGTATTTATAGTAAGTTAATGAATGTGTATTTCTAAGAACACATGCAGGTTAAAACATCATCACAGTCCAACTAAAAACAAATTCTGTTTCActtaatggttaaaaaaaaaaaaaaaaactaattatagTTGTATTTAAATTTTACGGCCTGTTTTCTCATTACAGTGAGTAAACAGGCCTTCTGAGCTTTTTTTATGGTCAGAAAATtaaccctgatgatgtcattgtgatgtcatcagggttatGCCAGCTTGGGTCTCTGAGGTGAAACATTTATAGCGGAAAGTGTGAAATAAGAAAGACTTAACAGGGAGGGAAGGGTGGGCAGAGGCTGACTCGTGACACTGCTGCACATTGACTTGCGCATTGAAGACTCGGACTTGTGACTCAGACTTTAACTCTGGTATGGACTACTCAACTCAGACTCGACTTTGATTCTTCTTTGGTGACCCGGATTTCGACTTTGGCATTGAGGTGCATGATGACTCTGACTCGTGGCTCAGACTCAGGTAATAAGGACTAAAGTCAGACTCTTTCTTGGTGACTCGGACTTGAAGTGAGGTAGTGATGACTAGACTCGGACTTGAACTCGAACTCAGTTAATGATGACTTCATCACTGGAGACTCGTGACTTTGACTCAGATTTTAATTCAGGTATTGAAGACTCAACTCTGGCTCGTCTTAGGTGACTTGGACTTGGACTTAGACACTGGTGACTTGAGACTGACATGGACTCGAGAATTGGTGACTCGTCTACAACACTGGTATAGTTTGCTATACAAATATAGTCTGCAGCAAGAAAATTGATGCATGGATTTAATGAAGCAGGGATGGAGTACTCAAGTCCTGGACTCGGACTCGAGTCAGACACAAAGCCCGATTTTCAGGACCTGTGACTTGACTCAGACTCAGACTCAGACTCTGATGACTCGGATTTGACTTGTGCATTCTGTTGCATGATTCAGACTTGCACAATGATGACTCGACTGGAACTCTAAGTTGTGCATTCTGCCATATGAAGACTTGATTTGGAGTCTTCTTGGACTCGGAGTTGAGCAGTGTGTCGGGACTTCGACTTGGACTAGAACTCAGGTAATAATGACTCGACTTTAACTGTTCTTGGTCACTTAGACTTGAACACTGGGGACTCAGGATTTGGACTCAAACTCAGGTATTGATGACTCGACTCTGGTTCTCCTTTGGTGACTCGGACTTGGACTTTAAAACTGGGGACTCTGGATGTGGACTCAAACTCAGGTATTGTTAACTTGACTCGGACTCGAATGGCTCTTCTTTGGTGACTTGGACTTGGACTCAAAGCCTGATTTGAGAACTTGTGACTTGATTCAGACTCACACTCGGAAGACTCGGATTGGACTTATGCATTTTGGTGCACGATGACTCTGACATGCACAATGATGACTTGGACTCGAAAGCAGGTATTAATGACTTGGACGACAGACTTGGACTTGTGCATTCTACCCCATGATGACTTGACTCTTCTTGGTGACTCGGACTCAGAATTGAACAGTGTGTTGGGACTTGGACTTGGACTCAAACTCAGGTAATAATGACTCGACTCTTACTGTTCTCGGTCACTCAGACTTGAACACTGGGGACTCTGGATTTGGACTCGAACTCAGGTATTGATGAGTCAACTCACACTCGACTCTGGCTATTCTTTGGAGACTCGGACTTGGACTCAAAGCTTGATCTCAGGATTCATGACTTGACTCACATGCGTGCTCTGATGACTAGGATTGGACTTCTGCATTCTGGTGCACGATGACTCGTACTCGTATATAGGTATTAATGACTCGACTCAGACTCAGACTTGTGCATTCTGCCGCATGATGACTTGACCCGGACTCTTCTTGGTCACTCGGACTCAGAATTGAACTGAGGTATTGATGACTCGACTCACACTCGACTGGCTGTTCTTTGGTGGCTCAGACTTGAACATTGGGGACTCGGGATGTGGACTCAAACTCAGGTATTGATGACTCAACTTAGACTCGACTGGCTCTTCTTTGGAGTTTCGGACTTGGACTCAGAGCAGATTTCCAGGACTCGACTCTGACTCGACTCTGATGACTTGGACTACGACAGGCGGTATATGAGGAAAATAACTTGTTTGTTGGAACATTAAATCAGATAAACTTAATGAAtaaaagtatgaacctgaaaatgagaataatagCCTCTTCTACAATGGATCTGCACTCACAAAAGTCAGCaagagttacaaaaaaaaaagagatcttGTCCTGAATCCCAAAAAACAAGagacagatgagatgagataaTGATTTACAGTGCAGAGATGACGCATGAATTATTGCAACATCAGATTCTGAGTACTGCTGAATCATCGTCTAACTTCAGACTTTGGGCCGGTTTGTTCGGCTCATCTCTCTACTacgaaaaattaaaaaagatatgTCACAGAAAAGAGAAATTCCTGCAACACCTGCAAACGTTTAAGTGTTATATAGGTCAGTAGGTTGCAGCCGGGTGGTGCGTTTCTTTCCTAATACATCTATTTTACTCCAAGTAGTTTTGGATACAGATTTGATACTTAATGCACACTGTAGTGCAGACTTAGAAAAATGCTACAAAcaatcttttttgtgtgtgtttatgtttatttaaatttaaaagccATTTATGGATCAAATGCCCATTAAATGAACGTCTATATGtcaaatctaaaaataataaaaatatataaataataataataaataaataaaaagattaaagattagataataatactataaaataattaaatatatatatatgataaaaaaatatgatgacagtaataataagaataataataaaaaaaataaaaaaatgaaatattaaataataatagtgataataatataaaaaattaaattaaaagaacaaaaaatatgtggtaataatatatataatatttacaatACAATTGGCtacaataaaaattatattgtttacaaaaaagaaatttaaaaaacccattaaattaaaaacagaaggtaaatatacttttttccaCTATACTATAATAGTttctgttattaaaaaaacataagaaataaGTATTACGTTTGCTATATAATCTTGACTGTGGTGTTGTTTGTCACTGCACTCCTTCATTTAATTCCTTGTTTCTTTTCAGCTCTGATCGTCAGGTTTCTGACCAAGAGGTTTATTGGCGATTATGAAGCAAATACTGGTGAGTTTCCACGACTTTTCTCTGTAATAATGGAAGCAGATACAAATGCACTTGCTGACTGATTTCTCTCTTCTACTATTGATccacccattcatccatccTGTCTCTTTCATTGTCCCCAGGAGCGCTCTACTCCAGAAAGGTCACACTGGAGGGGGAGGAAGTGTCGCTTCAGATCCAGGACACTCCCTGCGTCGCTCTGCAGGTAACTGAGGGCGGCTGCAGCCATGTGGCCATCACAGaggtttttattatgttttattatgaaaagAACTAGGGATGGGCCTTTGGAAGAATCCTGCCAACTCGAtcatctataatgttaacgatcaattaatcgattaatcgctgcatgcatacatgggcaaaataaaagatatatgtagtactatgcaaaagcctgttttgataacggatgcttttattttgaagggaggaaaagagacttccttaggttagttttcacactaatcttcatatttaaatgtgttaaaataaggtttggataaaattaaatctagtaattcatgctagcattaagctagttttgctcaccGTAAAAgatgttttctactgtaaatttaaatgtaaaaatcagcaaaaactgtaatttagactgagtagtgcctttattttgagggtgattgtgtccttgtgacattttggtatttctccattattttttcatgaaaaaaaaaggcgtGTTTTCTTACAGGTTAAAATTTTTTTggactattccttgatttacagtaattacaaGCGTCTACtgcggtgatattacatttttaattttcaccCTATTTCAATTgatgatgcaatttgacagtgttttactgtaatttctacatacattttttacagtgcactgtaaaaaaaaaatctgtttaatttagggTAAAGTACCGGCAACTGTAGTTGCccgaacttcactgtaaaaaatacagtgagttttttttactataaatttaaatgtaaaaatcagcaaaaactataATTTAGATGGAGGGGTCCCTTAATTTTTAGGGTGATTGTGTCCTtctgacattatggtatttctccattaattttacatgagtcaagtcaagtcaagtcaaagtttatttatagagcacatttaaaaacagcctCAGTTGACCGAAGtcctgtacagttattaaaatacaataaaatcatacacaaatatagtcataaattaaacataataataataataataataattattattattattattattattataaaacaataataaaaaactcaatttaaaaacagagttagagttaaaaggtaaataaaagagtaaaaagtaaaaagccaaggattcttgcctagctgggactgaacgccaaggagaataaaaaaggtttttaataaGGTTTTAAGTGCTCAAcagaatttaaaaagtaaaaaaaaaagtttaaaaaaagtgtgttttttacagtttaaaagttttgcactattccttgatttacggtaattaataTGGTCTACCACGGTGATattaaacttttaattttacggcctatttctgatgcaatttgacagtgttttactgtattttctacaaacatttttttttacagtgtagacagcTGTGACTTTTGCATTTACAGCAGGATTCAAAACATTTGCATCTATGcataataacttaaaaaaactcAAGGTTCTTGTTCAGTGCCTTATTTGCTTGATGTTATATCTTAAAGTTGAACCCACCGAAGACGGTTTTAAAAAACTGGCATCGTTATCTGAAAAGCTCCCCCAGGAATGTATTTGAAGTGAGAGGAAGTGACCTTCAGGACCGTCTCCTCCAGGATAATGAGCGCAACGTGCCACACGGCTCACCCTGCTCCCTAAAGCCAGCAGTGTGTTTACAAAACTTCATTTCCTGCAGCAGGGGGAAGATAACGCAGGGCGAGGAAGTCCCTCCTGGCAGCACGGAGTGTGATGGAGACCGGCTTCCAGAGATTAGACAGAAATAATTAGTGTGAGGAGGCAGAGAGGTCGAGAACCTACCGAGCTCCTGGAAGGatttttaaaactgaaaacaagCTCATCTTCACCTCTTGAttacagaaaatatgtttttctctgGGCTAAAGAACTCAGAAACTGGTCGACCTGAAGTCTAATTGTTCCTGAGTTCAGCCGGGTGGTCCGCTGGGCTCGGGAGTCATAAGTTTAAACTGTCAACCAGCTGGTGTGAGTCTATGAACAGCTCAGCAATGTGCCTCTTCAGTAAAAATCACCACCTGCTCACTCACGGCTCAGCCCACCAGCCgctttgaaaagtatgttttcttaaaaaaaaacaaaaaaacacagtttattgtggaaagaaagtgtaaaaacagacattatcttTGGAGTTTGGAACTTTCCCACAGTCCTTGAATAGACCATTGgttaaaaagtaaccaaaatgaagcttaaaattgtgatatttctgaaaaaaaatatgtcaagtgacaaatattcactgataatctgcttacacagagcggagaggagaggacaagaaaggctgtaaaaaaaataaataattcaatatgtatagcatgtggagacactgatttatttttccaatattaTTGATACTTGGGGGCACTTGGAAAACAGTTTATCatcaaaagaaactgtaaaaacagtaaCTAAcaaaaacgaagcttaaaattgtgatatttctgtcacaatctctttattctacatgtctcatatAAAATGTTgcgaaaaataaagtgtttgtaataactagatcctgttaaaaacattaaattctgctcctcagcgacactgtgaagccatgattgattctgctgagacgaacggtcacgtgacaaatattcactgaaaatctgtttacacagagctgagaggagaggacaggagaggcttgaaaaatgtaaatagttcaatatgtatagcatgtggagacacaatttatttttccaatattcatgacacttgtgggcacttggaaaattgttgtatatataaattccattttatttcaatttgtaaaaaaataatttatcagagaaattcaacttgcgttttttcttttttatgatttgtcattataactgtgttattctgcacaaagacatgtttgagttcttCCCATTTCTAGCGCTaatgtgctgattccatagagctgcaggacttatagattttatatttattttatatattgcagtgaaatacaagaacacagtgagtaaagtgcaaaaaaaagcgtaaaaaaaaaaaaaaaacgccctgaaaaaGCTTTGGGTCGTCTTTTTTcaagtttaggcaacaaaacaacGTAATTGAGGTTGTAAAAACAGATTGTCTGGTCTGGTCTCATGTCTCCTCCCTAAAGGTCACACCACTCAAAGTAATCACAGGTTATTTTAAACCAGTTAAACTAATGATAGATAATTTTCCGCTGAGCACAATCTCTGCTATCAGTCTCCCGCTGCTGCTTTTACTCAAAGGAATGAGGAAGTGTTTTAAAATAGGAAGCCACTTCAGTCAGTTTCCATTATCAACAGTGGGAAGcttttaaagcatttaattCACTTGATAAGAAACTGTTCAACTGTAGTCTATTGACagatcatttcatttttatttaaagtgctttatcaatgtaaaaacatcaaatatttgTTGGCTGCAGAATCTGaagtctttcttttctctctttggaCAAAGAGAAATTGCACAGTCTAAATATACTCCACTAGAGTAAAAGCCCTGAATTCAAAATGGTACTGCAGGtaaaatatgttcatattttcaccaaaatgTCTCTGAAATGTCAAAGATATTATCTAAGAACAATACATGAgcaaatatacttagttactgttaaatttttgtgcattttcactaatttctgacattttatagagtGAATTATGGATGTATTATtaagaaaattaaacaaaaggTTATCTAAtgatgaaattacattttttttaattttatggttatttgtaatttatttcagGATGATGCTGAAGGCCTGTACTGCCAGGAGCAGATCAACAGGTCAGATTGATTCccctaaatattaattaatctaataataaagtaatatccTGTAATAATAACCGCACAATTACTGCACTTCCAGATCAATCTACTGGGCCGACGGCTACGTGCTGGTTTTCTCCATCACCGACCACAACAGCTACCGCACCATCCAGCCGCTGTACCAGCACGTCAGACGCATCCACCCCTCTGGAAATATCCCCGTTATACTGGTCAGTGTGTGACCAGCCAGTATATGggggccacatttagaaaacactaaaaaatgaattacgagattaaagtcgttgttattattattattattattattattatatgattatacatattttcgactttattctcgtaattaattcaatatttacgtCTTTATActcataattaatttaatatttatgactttattcttgtggttattaaatattttcgactttatattctcataattaatcaaatatttttgactttattctcgtaattaattcaatattttacaactttattctcacaactaagtaaatattttatgactttattctcgtaattattcaatatttttgactttattctcgtaattaattcaatatttacaacttttttctcattattaattcaatatttcGCAACTTTTACTttcataattaattcaatatttaggACTtaattcttgtaattaattaaatattttcaactttatactcataattaattcattattttcaactttattctcataatgaTTAAAATATTTACGACTATATTGTCGTCATTAACAAAATATTTTCGTctttattctcataataaattaaatgcatacATCTTTATACTcatcaattaaatattttttacttt
Encoded proteins:
- the rasl11a gene encoding ras-like protein family member 11A-like: MRLTGSDPAPGTMNSNSGSGNFLLVPIPEYPLLDCVPNKTVKIVVLGASNVGKTALIVRFLTKRFIGDYEANTGALYSRKVTLEGEEVSLQIQDTPCVALQDDAEGLYCQEQINRSIYWADGYVLVFSITDHNSYRTIQPLYQHVRRIHPSGNIPVILVGNKSDLLRARQVPADEGETLAASLGGVYFEASARENHEGVHTAFLHLCQEVIRALGGGNGEKRRGGLHLARPKSPNMQELKRRFRQVLSSKVKSSTTL